The Zonotrichia albicollis isolate bZonAlb1 chromosome 6, bZonAlb1.hap1, whole genome shotgun sequence genome window below encodes:
- the TP53I11 gene encoding tumor protein p53-inducible protein 11 — protein sequence MAAKQPPPLMKKHSQTDLVSRLKTRKILGVGGEDDDGEVHRSKISQVLGNEIKFAVREPLGLRVWQLVSAVMFSGVAVMALAFPDQLFDAIFEEESVSSKTPIRLYGGALLSIALIMWNALYTAEKAIIRWSLLAEACYFAVQFLVTTVSLVESSRIATGAVLLLVSRALFILISIYYYYQVGRRPKKV from the exons atGGCGGCGAAGCAGCCCCCGCCGCTCATGAAGAAGCACAGCCAGACCGACCTGGTGAGCAGGCTGAAGACACGCAAAATCCTGGGTGTCGGCGGGGAGGATGATGACGGCGAGGTCCATCGCTCAAAG ATTAGCCAAGTACTGGGAAATGAAATCAAGTTTGCAGTCCGGGAACCACTGGGACTCAG GGTCTGGCAGCTTGTTTCCGCCGTCATGTTTTCCGGGGTTGCTGTCATG GCCCTCGCTTTCCCTGACCAGCTCTTCGATGCCATCTTTGAGGAGGAATCGGTGAGCAGCAAGACTCCCATCCGGCTCTATGGAGGAGCCCTCCTCA GCATCGCGCTCATCATGTGGAACGCCCTGTACACCGCCGAGAAGGCCATCATCCGCTGGAGCCTGCTGGCCGAGGCCTGCTACTTCGCCGTGCAGTTCCTCG TTACCACTGTCTCCCTGGTTGAGAGTAGCCGGATAGCCACAGGTGCCGTGCTCCTCCTGGTCAGCCGAGCCCTCTTCATCCTCATCagcatttattattattaccaaGTTGGACGTCGTCCCAAGAAAGTCTAG